One window of Merismopedia glauca CCAP 1448/3 genomic DNA carries:
- a CDS encoding type IV secretory system conjugative DNA transfer family protein has translation PEGIAVLGLLGALAFVAVTGKKSLKLTTAKMAGAKELGNARLKARKQRKNPQKNSYTLWIGSPTPDYPQSSLWIPDAQRSIAALGGPGSGKTFSSINPLIESALQQGIPVGIYDKKGDQLELFAPLAAQYGYEVGIFAPGEQYSICINPLDILHSPEDATGASELAKVLLGNSSNDKGDSFFTDAAVNVLKGLFQMAKSTIYPDFGMVYALLSLSNLVGRLELAVREEKMSRWIGSAFTQLISTKDSEKTVASIVSSATGMFSQFIEPDILRCLMGASTMPLRIEGKKIIIFKLNEARRNAVSPIIAAVIDSFVSANFAQGRQDPCVISLDELPSMYFEKLPYWINELRSAGSGFILGVQNMKQLYEKYGDNLGAAIFSACNTKMIFNPGEKEAAQEFSDFWGQTEINLKNKSVSHSKEGKSTSKGEQLQQKPLISVDDILGFMEGHCVITSSAYNDGKRANYPYQTKIHIPSEQIARFKKAEGLWQSVKQRLVTRSQLASNHDLAQQLEERISLAESLLPLPVSNTNDF, from the coding sequence CTCCTGAAGGGATTGCTGTTTTGGGATTGTTGGGAGCCTTAGCTTTTGTTGCAGTCACTGGCAAAAAGTCCCTCAAACTAACTACAGCTAAAATGGCAGGGGCTAAAGAATTGGGTAATGCCAGACTCAAAGCCAGAAAACAGAGGAAAAACCCCCAGAAAAATAGCTATACCCTGTGGATTGGTTCTCCTACCCCAGATTATCCTCAATCTAGTCTGTGGATACCCGACGCTCAAAGGAGTATTGCTGCTCTGGGCGGACCTGGTTCTGGAAAAACTTTCAGTTCGATTAATCCCTTAATTGAAAGTGCTTTACAGCAAGGGATTCCTGTGGGGATTTACGACAAGAAAGGAGATCAACTTGAGTTATTTGCTCCCTTGGCGGCGCAATATGGTTACGAAGTTGGGATTTTCGCGCCTGGAGAACAGTATTCTATCTGCATCAATCCTTTGGATATCTTACACAGCCCTGAAGATGCGACTGGCGCAAGTGAATTGGCTAAGGTTTTATTGGGTAATTCTAGTAATGACAAGGGAGATTCTTTTTTCACTGATGCAGCCGTGAATGTGCTGAAAGGACTATTCCAGATGGCTAAATCGACTATATATCCTGACTTTGGCATGGTTTACGCCTTATTGTCTTTAAGCAATCTCGTTGGTAGGTTGGAATTAGCGGTTCGAGAAGAGAAAATGAGTCGCTGGATTGGCTCGGCTTTTACTCAGTTAATCTCAACTAAAGACAGCGAGAAGACTGTAGCTAGTATTGTTTCATCTGCCACTGGGATGTTTTCCCAATTCATTGAGCCGGACATTTTGCGCTGTCTTATGGGTGCTTCTACGATGCCTTTAAGGATTGAAGGCAAAAAGATTATCATTTTTAAATTAAATGAAGCTAGACGAAATGCTGTTTCTCCGATTATTGCTGCGGTAATTGACTCGTTTGTCTCGGCTAATTTTGCCCAAGGTAGACAAGATCCATGCGTAATTTCTTTAGATGAATTGCCATCAATGTATTTTGAAAAGCTACCTTACTGGATTAACGAGCTTCGTAGTGCTGGATCTGGTTTTATTTTGGGAGTGCAAAATATGAAGCAGCTTTACGAAAAATACGGCGATAATTTAGGAGCCGCTATCTTCAGCGCTTGCAATACGAAGATGATTTTTAATCCGGGAGAGAAAGAAGCAGCTCAAGAATTTTCGGATTTTTGGGGTCAAACCGAGATTAACCTCAAAAATAAGTCCGTTTCTCACAGTAAAGAGGGTAAATCTACTTCTAAGGGAGAGCAGTTGCAGCAAAAACCCCTAATATCTGTCGATGATATTTTAGGTTTTATGGAAGGACATTGCGTGATTACGAGTTCCGCCTACAATGATGGCAAACGGGCAAATTATCCTTATCAAACCAAGATTCACATTCCCTCCGAGCAAATCGCCAGATTTAAGAAGGCTGAGGGTTTGTGGCAATCAGTCAAGCAGCGTCTGGTGACTCGGAGCCAATTGGCATCTAATCACGATTTAGCTCAACAGCTAGAAGAGCGCATATCTTTAGCTGAATCTTTACTGCCTTTACCTGTATCTAATACTAATGATTTTTAG